A DNA window from Flavisolibacter ginsenosidimutans contains the following coding sequences:
- the truA gene encoding tRNA pseudouridine(38-40) synthase TruA, translating to MTRYFLEVAYKGTKYSGFQIQENALTVQAEVEKAFQTLHRRSVQFTGSSRTDAGVHAYQNFFHFDYDDAIHPQAVYKLNAILPDDIVVKNIFAMPDGAHSRFDATSREYVYKIHRFKNPFLRETSFYYPYKLNLDALQEATAFIKHQINFFAFSKTNTQVKNFQCQIYRSEWKIKGESLFYTIEANRFLRGMVRLVTATLLKAGREKISLSEFNNLFVNERKCGFSVPAHGLYLKKVTYPENYFSASAQRFTDI from the coding sequence ATGACCCGTTATTTTTTGGAGGTTGCGTACAAAGGCACAAAATACAGCGGCTTTCAAATCCAGGAAAATGCGTTAACGGTTCAGGCGGAAGTAGAAAAAGCGTTTCAAACGCTTCACCGCCGTTCGGTTCAGTTTACAGGCTCGTCCCGCACCGATGCTGGCGTGCACGCCTACCAGAACTTCTTTCATTTTGATTACGACGATGCGATTCACCCGCAAGCGGTTTACAAACTCAACGCTATTTTACCGGACGACATTGTCGTAAAAAACATCTTCGCAATGCCGGACGGTGCTCATTCCCGGTTTGATGCCACGAGCAGGGAATACGTTTACAAAATTCACCGGTTTAAAAACCCCTTTCTCCGGGAGACATCGTTTTATTATCCGTATAAACTAAACTTGGATGCTTTGCAAGAAGCAACCGCATTCATTAAACACCAAATAAACTTTTTCGCTTTTTCCAAAACCAACACGCAAGTCAAAAACTTCCAATGCCAGATTTACCGGAGCGAATGGAAAATTAAAGGAGAAAGTCTGTTTTATACAATAGAAGCAAATCGCTTTTTACGCGGGATGGTTCGTTTAGTTACGGCCACTCTTTTAAAAGCAGGTAGGGAAAAAATTAGCCTTTCGGAATTTAATAATCTCTTCGTAAACGAGCGGAAGTGTGGTTTCTCTGTTCCGGCGCACGGCCTATATCTGAAAAAAGTTACCTACCCAGAGAATTATTTTTCGGCATCGGCACAGCGTTTCACAGATATTTAG
- a CDS encoding DUF4476 domain-containing protein has translation MKKLFLFCTGLCLAIFAKAQKNYFLYLQTDDQSPFYVRLSDKVYSSSTAGYLILPNLTDTTYVLGVGFLKSTQPETRFAVTINQADKGYLLKNFSDGLSLFDIEDLTVVKSVSANKDNTVYETKTDKFSSVLSKAADDPSLLKVPVAKKEDPKVEPEKTEVIAAKKDEPKPEQKEPLIAKAEDKKPAEEKPKDAVVQKPVETTEVKVDKKDEATKTVVVPASETTPKAEEKSSVSKEGTSTATNPVSEYKPSVIVRRSESSTTEGFGIVYFDKTGDKTDTVRILIPPSKFKLEQEGQTNSSEVEKKAEPVTVNNVSSKVETNISRAESNKNETKNSTDELRQDKKIDKESNSQPCKEQASEKDFLKLRKNMAAKSTDEDMIFEAKKAFKIRCFTVEQVRYLSTLFLTSAAKYQFFDAAYNYVSDKQNFAALQSEIKDEYFLKRFKALAGE, from the coding sequence ATGAAAAAGCTGTTTCTGTTTTGCACCGGCCTGTGTTTGGCCATCTTCGCGAAGGCGCAGAAAAATTATTTTCTTTATTTGCAAACCGACGATCAATCTCCGTTTTACGTTCGCCTGTCCGATAAAGTTTACAGTTCTTCCACTGCGGGTTATCTCATTCTTCCAAACCTTACCGATACGACTTATGTATTGGGCGTTGGTTTTCTAAAAAGTACACAGCCGGAAACAAGATTTGCCGTCACCATCAATCAGGCCGATAAAGGCTATTTGCTCAAAAATTTCTCCGATGGTTTGTCGCTTTTCGACATTGAAGATTTAACCGTGGTAAAATCTGTTTCGGCAAACAAAGACAATACGGTTTACGAAACCAAGACCGATAAATTTTCTTCCGTTCTTTCCAAAGCCGCCGACGATCCGAGCTTGTTGAAAGTACCGGTGGCAAAAAAAGAAGACCCCAAAGTTGAACCCGAAAAAACGGAAGTAATAGCAGCGAAGAAAGACGAGCCAAAGCCCGAACAAAAAGAGCCGCTCATTGCAAAAGCCGAAGACAAAAAACCGGCAGAAGAAAAGCCGAAAGATGCCGTTGTACAAAAGCCTGTTGAAACAACCGAAGTCAAAGTTGATAAGAAAGATGAAGCGACAAAAACAGTTGTGGTGCCTGCTTCAGAAACGACACCGAAAGCCGAAGAGAAGTCGTCCGTTTCAAAAGAAGGAACTTCCACCGCCACAAATCCGGTAAGTGAATACAAACCTTCGGTCATTGTTCGCCGTTCCGAAAGCTCCACCACGGAAGGCTTTGGCATTGTTTATTTTGATAAAACAGGAGACAAGACCGATACAGTCCGTATTTTGATTCCGCCTTCAAAATTTAAACTTGAACAAGAGGGGCAAACAAATTCTTCTGAAGTCGAGAAGAAAGCGGAGCCTGTGACTGTGAATAACGTATCATCAAAAGTTGAGACCAACATTAGCCGCGCTGAATCAAACAAGAATGAAACAAAAAACAGCACCGACGAATTGAGACAGGATAAAAAGATAGATAAAGAGAGCAACAGCCAACCTTGCAAAGAACAAGCTTCGGAGAAAGATTTTCTGAAGCTTCGAAAAAATATGGCCGCAAAATCTACCGATGAAGACATGATTTTTGAAGCCAAGAAAGCTTTTAAAATACGCTGTTTTACTGTGGAACAAGTTCGTTATCTCAGTACTTTATTTTTAACCTCCGCTGCCAAGTATCAGTTCTTCGATGCGGCCTACAACTACGTATCAGATAAACAAAATTTTGCGGCTTTGCAGTCTGAAATCAAGGACGAATATTTTTTAAAGCGCTTCAAAGCTTTGGCGGGAGAATAA
- a CDS encoding LemA family protein has protein sequence MRRSGVGLWIVLGIIVILVFWGCSQQRGLATADTVVQQSWSNVETNYQRRTDLYNSVVKTIQGSANFEKGTLTEVINARARATSVHVDLNDSTTLRQYQQAQAQLQGSFSRLMAVAEAYPDLKTTQAFQNFQTQIEGTENRINTARRDYNDAVTNYNLKVRLFPNNIFAGILGYHQRPFYKADPGSEKAPDINFDIK, from the coding sequence ATGAGACGTTCAGGCGTTGGTTTATGGATCGTTTTGGGAATCATTGTTATCCTTGTTTTCTGGGGCTGCAGCCAGCAACGGGGCTTGGCAACCGCTGATACCGTGGTACAACAGAGTTGGAGTAATGTGGAAACAAATTATCAGCGCCGGACGGATTTGTATAACAGTGTTGTAAAGACCATTCAAGGCTCTGCTAATTTTGAAAAAGGTACACTGACAGAAGTCATCAATGCAAGGGCAAGAGCAACTTCGGTACACGTTGACCTGAACGACTCCACAACGTTGCGGCAATATCAACAAGCGCAGGCGCAATTGCAAGGTTCATTCAGTCGTTTAATGGCCGTTGCCGAAGCCTATCCTGATTTAAAGACCACGCAGGCTTTTCAAAATTTTCAAACGCAAATTGAAGGAACGGAGAACCGCATCAACACCGCACGGCGCGACTACAATGATGCGGTAACCAATTACAATTTAAAAGTGCGACTTTTCCCGAATAACATCTTTGCCGGTATTCTTGGTTATCACCAGCGGCCTTTCTACAAAGCCGATCCCGGAAGCGAAAAAGCACCCGACATCAATTTTGATATAAAATAA
- a CDS encoding TPM domain-containing protein, with amino-acid sequence MKKFALLICLFCSICAWAQIDKVIPQKPNPQRLVNDFAGILTPEQKETLESKLVAYDDSTSNQVAIVTVKTTGDYDIEEVALGILRKWGVGGTKNNGVVILVAVDDHKIWISTGYGLEGAIPDITAKEIIDNDITPNFRAQNYYRGFDAATSSIIQAAAGEYKAPQGYAQRGRGNGGSGIGKIIVGIVVLFIILSMFGGGGRGGGGYVSRRGSGWLGPFILGNMLGRSSGGGWSGGGGGWSGGGGGFGGFGGGSGGGGGAGGSW; translated from the coding sequence ATGAAAAAATTTGCACTTCTCATCTGTTTGTTTTGTTCAATTTGTGCGTGGGCGCAGATTGATAAAGTCATTCCCCAAAAGCCCAACCCGCAACGGCTGGTAAATGATTTTGCCGGCATTCTTACACCCGAGCAAAAAGAAACGCTGGAAAGCAAACTGGTTGCTTACGACGACAGCACATCAAATCAGGTAGCAATTGTTACCGTAAAAACAACCGGCGATTATGACATTGAAGAAGTAGCTCTTGGTATTTTGCGCAAATGGGGTGTGGGTGGCACAAAGAACAACGGCGTTGTCATACTGGTGGCAGTGGACGATCACAAGATTTGGATTTCGACGGGTTATGGATTAGAAGGCGCCATTCCGGATATTACCGCCAAGGAAATTATTGACAACGACATAACGCCCAACTTTAGGGCGCAAAATTATTACCGTGGTTTTGATGCGGCTACCAGTTCCATTATACAAGCCGCTGCCGGCGAGTATAAAGCGCCACAAGGTTATGCGCAACGGGGCCGTGGCAATGGCGGTAGTGGTATTGGAAAAATCATCGTTGGCATTGTGGTTCTCTTCATTATTTTAAGCATGTTTGGGGGCGGTGGCAGAGGAGGTGGAGGCTACGTTTCGCGTCGCGGTAGCGGCTGGCTCGGGCCCTTCATTTTGGGAAATATGCTTGGCAGAAGCAGTGGCGGCGGCTGGTCAGGTGGCGGCGGAGGATGGTCCGGCGGCGGTGGAGGATTTGGTGGATTTGGCGGCGGCAGCGGTGGCGGTGGAGGCGCCGGCGGAAGTTGGTAA
- a CDS encoding TPM domain-containing protein, whose translation MRFPWQKKKEFFTAEEQQQLVAAIQKAEQRTSGEVRLFIESRCRFVNAVDRAAEIFASLQMDKTEARNATLVYLATDDKQAAVFGDAGIHQKVGEDYWKDVVEKMLFQFRQEKLIDGICTAITQLGEALAEHFPYNKDTDKNELPDEIVFGR comes from the coding sequence GTGCGATTTCCCTGGCAGAAAAAGAAAGAATTTTTTACCGCCGAAGAGCAGCAACAGTTGGTTGCGGCCATTCAGAAGGCGGAGCAACGCACCAGCGGCGAGGTACGGCTTTTTATCGAAAGCCGTTGCCGTTTTGTAAACGCAGTGGACAGAGCCGCAGAAATCTTTGCCAGCCTTCAAATGGACAAAACCGAGGCCCGCAACGCAACGCTCGTTTACCTCGCAACCGATGATAAGCAAGCAGCCGTGTTTGGCGATGCGGGCATTCATCAAAAAGTAGGCGAAGATTATTGGAAAGACGTGGTGGAGAAAATGCTCTTTCAATTCAGGCAGGAAAAATTAATTGACGGAATTTGTACGGCTATTACACAACTCGGCGAAGCACTTGCCGAACACTTTCCTTACAATAAAGACACGGATAAAAACGAACTGCCGGACGAAATTGTTTTTGGCAGGTAA
- a CDS encoding phosphoglycerate kinase: MSKFQETNFKNKKALIRVDFNVPLDEQYNITDDTRMRAAVPTIKKILADGGSVILMSHLGRPKDGPTEKYSLKHLVKHLSELLGTDVQFANDCIGDEAVQKAAALQPGQVLLLENLRFYKQEEKGDKDFAEKLAKLGDVYVNDAFGTAHRAHASTAVIAQFFSPENKMFGLLMEGEVESAEKVLHSAQKPFTAIIGGAKVSDKILIIENLLERATDIIIGGGMAYTFYKAMGGQIGNSLCENDRLDTAKELMEKATAKGVCIHLPSDSIIADKFAEDATVSSSLSNTIPDGWMGLDIGMMACEMFTKVIHDSKTILWNGPMGVFEMEKFQHGTKGVAKAVAEATEKGAFSLVGGGDSVAAVNQFGYADKVSYVSTGGGALLEYFEGKELPGIAALK, from the coding sequence ATGAGCAAGTTTCAAGAGACTAATTTTAAGAACAAGAAAGCCTTAATCAGAGTGGACTTCAATGTGCCGCTTGACGAGCAATACAACATTACTGACGATACAAGAATGAGGGCAGCAGTGCCAACGATTAAAAAGATTTTGGCCGATGGCGGTTCGGTTATTTTAATGTCGCACCTGGGCCGGCCAAAAGACGGACCGACGGAAAAATATTCGCTCAAACATTTGGTGAAACACCTCAGCGAATTGTTGGGCACCGACGTGCAATTTGCGAACGATTGCATCGGCGATGAAGCGGTGCAAAAAGCGGCAGCTTTGCAACCCGGTCAGGTTTTGTTGTTGGAGAATCTTCGCTTTTACAAACAGGAAGAAAAAGGCGACAAAGATTTTGCGGAAAAGCTTGCAAAGCTTGGCGATGTTTACGTTAACGATGCTTTTGGCACGGCACACCGGGCACACGCATCCACCGCGGTTATTGCGCAATTCTTTTCTCCCGAAAACAAAATGTTTGGCCTTTTGATGGAAGGCGAAGTGGAAAGTGCCGAAAAGGTTTTGCACAGCGCCCAAAAACCATTCACAGCCATCATCGGCGGCGCAAAGGTTTCCGACAAAATTCTCATCATCGAAAATCTTTTGGAAAGAGCTACGGACATCATCATCGGCGGTGGCATGGCCTACACATTTTACAAGGCCATGGGCGGACAGATCGGCAACTCGCTTTGCGAAAACGACCGTCTTGATACCGCGAAAGAGCTGATGGAAAAGGCCACTGCCAAAGGCGTTTGCATTCATCTGCCTTCCGACAGCATCATCGCCGACAAATTTGCCGAAGACGCAACTGTTTCTTCTTCGTTGAGCAATACGATTCCTGATGGTTGGATGGGACTTGATATCGGCATGATGGCCTGCGAAATGTTTACCAAAGTGATACATGATTCCAAAACTATTTTGTGGAACGGGCCAATGGGCGTTTTTGAAATGGAAAAGTTTCAGCACGGCACAAAAGGCGTTGCGAAAGCCGTTGCTGAAGCGACAGAGAAAGGTGCGTTTTCATTGGTAGGTGGCGGCGACAGCGTGGCGGCAGTCAATCAGTTTGGTTATGCAGATAAGGTAAGTTACGTCTCCACCGGTGGCGGGGCGCTGCTTGAATACTTTGAAGGAAAAGAATTGCCGGGAATTGCGGCGTTGAAATAG